One Sebastes umbrosus isolate fSebUmb1 chromosome 6, fSebUmb1.pri, whole genome shotgun sequence DNA window includes the following coding sequences:
- the LOC119490211 gene encoding protein-glutamine gamma-glutamyltransferase 2-like: protein MSPVLDVERCDLDIKSNSSSHHTELCGAERLIVRRGQPFNIILHLKPGSEDFKPGETSFTFIVETGPLPRKESATKVSFGLSDSTEDSEWSASATNDPSGNTVSVSISSSHYAPIGVYSLTLDQEGQKTSLGHFILLFNAWCSRDAVYMRSETKRQEYVLAQYGQIYRGTHNRIRGKPWNFAQFEPGILDICLKLLDENPKFVSDADKDCFARRNPVYVTRVLSAMINSNDDSGVLVGNWGEISDGVHPGTWIGSGDILHQWAESGPVRYGQCWVFAALACTASRALGIPCRVVTNFGSAHDTDANLIIENLYDEDGERMSHGDSIWNFHVWVDSWMNRPDLGSEFDGWQTSDPTPQETSEGVFCCGPSSLKAIKAGELTKKYDAPFIFAEVNADVVELVRLSNGEMVKFSGSTKSVGRCISTKAVGSDERHDITHQYKYPEGSKEERKVYEKAQHHNKLEQRGEEPGLHIKIKLADNMIVGSDFEVHAVLTNNCLEARTCTFLFFAKAVGYNGKQGDSCGFTSDKVEVPSGEVRSQSLRLEYDRYGSAITPDRLINLSAITIDKQITNYHKVEKTIVLDEPDIEIKLVGEATVNQPVWAELTLLNPLPESLQDCSFTVEGAGLTDGKPITARIGAVGPKQEAKASVDFSPTSTGSCVLLVNFDSDKLKNIKSFINVVVKE from the exons ATGAGTCCCG TCTTGGATGTCGAGCGCTGTGATCTTGACATTaagagcaacagcagcagccaccATACGGAGCTGTGTGGAGCGGAGCGTTTGATTGTAAGAAGGGGACAGCCCTTCAATATCATTTTACATCTGAAACCTGGCAGCGAAGACTTCAAACCGGGTGAAACAAGCTTCACATTCATCGTTGAGACTG GTCCGTTGCCCAGAAAAGAATCAGCCACTAAGGTTTCTTTTGGTCTAAGTGACTCCACAGAGGACAGTGAGTGGAGCGCATCTGCCACCAATGATCCCTCCGGAAACACAGTGTCTGTATCTATCAGTTCCTCGCACTACGCCCCCATAGGGGTCTACTCTCTGACTCTGGACCAGGAGGGCCAGAAGACCAGTTTAGGACACTTCATCCTGCTTTTTAATGCTTGGTGCTCCA GAGATGCTGTTTACATGCGCAGTGAGACGAAGAGGCAGGAGTATGTTTTAGCACAATATGGGCAGATCTACAGAGGAACACATAACCGAATCAGAGGGAAACCCTGGAACTTTGCACAG TTTGAACCAGGGATACTGGATATCTGCCTGAAgctcctggatgaaaaccccAAATTTGTCTCGGATGCCGACAAGGACTGCTTTGCCAGGAGAAATCCCGTCTATGTGACCAGGGTGCTGAGTGCTATG ATCAACAGTAATGACGACAGCGGAGTGCTGGTGGGAAACTGGGGAGAGATTTCAGACGGGGTTCATCCAGGAACGTGGATCGGCAGCGGTGACATTTTGCACCAGTGGGCGGAAAGTGGTCCCGTCCGCTACGGCCAGTGTTGGGTCTTTGCTGCTCTTGCGTGCACAG cGTCCCGTGCCCTGGGCATCCCATGTCGAGTGGTTACTAACTTTGGATCGGCTCACGATACGGATGCCAACCTGATAATAGAAAACCTGTATGATGAAGATGGTGAACGGATGTCTCATGGTGATTCGATATG GAACTTCCACGTTTGGGTGGACAGCTGGATGAATCGTCCTGATTTGGGGTCGGAGTTTGATGGGTGGCAAACCAGTGACCCGACCCCGCAGGAGACGAGTGAAG GTGTTTTCTGTTGTGGACCGTCCTCTCTGAAGGCCATCAAGGCAGGAGAGCTGACCAAGAAGTATGACGCTCCCTTTATTTTTGCTGAG GTTAATGCAGATGTTGTGGAACTGGTGCGCCTGTCAAATGGAGAGATGGTCAAGTTCAGTGGATCAACTAAATCTGTTGGACGCTGCATCAGCACCAAAGCGGTGGGCTCAGATGAGAGACACGACATCACACACCAGTACAAGTATCCCGAAG GCtcaaaggaggagaggaaggtgtACGAGAAGGCGCAACACCACAACAAGCTAGAGCAGCGAGGAGAAGAGCCGGGGCTCCATATCAAG ATCAAACTGGCTGATAACATGATCGTGGGCTCGGACTTCGAGGTGCACGCTGTCCTCACTAACAACTGCTTGGAGGCGAGGACCTGCACCTTCCTGTTCTTCGCCAAAGCTGTCGGCTACAACGGGAAACAAGGAGACAGCTGCGGCTTTACTTCAGACAAAGTGGAGGTGCCCTCCGGAGAAG TGAGGtcacagtccctcagactggagtACGACCGGTATGGATCAGCGATCACTCCTGACAGGTTGATCAATCTGTCAGCCATCACCATCGACAAGCAGATTACAAATTACCATAAGGTTGAGAAGACCATTGTGCTGGACGAGCCGGATATAGAGATCAAG CTGGTTGGAGAAGCCACAGTGAACCAGCCTGTGTGGGCAGAGCTGACCTTGTTGAACCCGTTACCAGAGTCGCTGCAGGACTGCAGCTTCACCGTAGAGGGGGCCGGCCTCACCGACGGCAAACCCATAACAGCGAG GATTGGAGCTGTGGGCCCCAAACAGGAAGCCAAGGCCAGCGTTGACTTCAGTCCCACCAGCACCGGCTCCTGCGTGCTGCTGGTGAACTTTGATAGCGACAAACTGAAGAACATCAAGAGCTTCATCAACGTTGTTGTGAAGGAATGA